TGGCCGGGGTGCTGGTGGGTGCCTTCCAGATCGACAGCGCCTGGCCCATGGTGGCCACCATGCTGGGGGCATCGCTGGCCGGCAACCTGGGGCTGCGCCTGCTGGCGGGCCGGGCGGGTCTGACGCCGGACGGATCCGGGCGGCGATAAAGTTTGGTCACATTGTCACGAAGCTGTCATCGAGTCGCGGCATCTTATGCCATGCAAAGGCGAGATACCTTTCTCATCGACAGGAGTGACCCGCATGAACCGCACCAACCAGGGCCGTGTCTTCAAGGCTACGATCGTCGCCGCCGCCGTCATGGGCGTAGTGGGCGTCGCACAGGCTCGCGATCAGATCCGCATCGTCGGCTCCAGCACCGTCTACCCGTTTGCCAGCTACGTGACGGAAGAGTTCGGTGCCGTCACCGATTATCCGACGCCGGTGATCGAGTCGACCGGCTCCGGCGGCGGCATTCGTCTGTTCTGCAACGGTGTGGGTGAGGGCACTCCGGATATCTCCAACGCCTCGCGCCGCATCAAGCCCTCCGAGCTCGAGCGTTGCGAAGAGAACGGCGTGACCGAGGTCACCGAGGTCAAGATCGGCTCCGACGGCATCGTCTTCGCCCAGTCCAGCGCCAACGAAGCGCTCGACCTGACCCTCGAGCAGCTGTTCCTCGCCGTGGCCGCCAAGGTGCCGGTCGATGGCGAGCTGGTGGACAACCCCTACGAGAAGTGGAGCGACATCGACGCCTCGCTGCCGGATCGCGAGATCTCCATCTACGGCCCGCCCAGCACCTCGGGTACCCGCGATGCCTTCGAGGAACTGGTCATGGAGGCCGTATCCAGCGAGATGGACGTGTACGGCGAGGAGGGCTATACCGAGATTCGCGCCGACGGTGCCTACATCGACGCGGGTGAGAACGACAACCTGATCGTCCAGCGCCTCTCCGAGGATACCAAGGCCTTCGGCATCTTCGGCTACTCTTTCCTCGTCGAGAACCCGGACGCCCTGACCGCCGCCAGCATCGATGGCGTCGAGGCGCAATCCGAAGCGATCAGCGCCGGCGACTATCCGATCGCCCGCTCGCTGTTCTTCTACGTCAAGAACCAGCACGCCCAGGACGTGCCGCCGCTGTACGACTATGTCGAGATGTTCGTCTCCGAGGAGATGATCGGCGAAGGCGGCTACCTGACCGACCTCGGCCTGATTCCGCTGCCCGAGGCGGAGCGCGAGCAGACGCGCGGGAAGGTGGAGGAGCGTGCCAGCCTGCAGGTTTCCGACCTGAAATAAGCAGGTAGCAGGCAGGGAGGCCTGGTTCGGCCGGCAGCCTACGGGCTGCCGGCCGTCGCACGTTCCGGCAGCCACCTGCCGTCGTCGTCACCGAGAGAGAGATATGCAGACCAACCACCTTCTGACACTCTTCCTAGGCGGCCTGCTGTTGCTGGGTCTGGTTGCCTTCACGCTGGGGCGAACCAAGGCTGCCAGGGTCCGAGCGTCGGGCCAGGCCATGTACGCTCAGCCCGATCAGTATGCCTGGTTCACCGTGATTGCCACCGCCGGTCCGGCGCTGCTGGTCGGCGCCGTCGGCGCCTTCCTCATGCTGCTGCTGGGCGCCGAGATTCCCACTGCCTACTTGCTGACGGTCAGCCTGGCAGTCGCCGCCATCGGTGCCGCTGTCGGCATCCGCTGCGTGCGTCCCGACTTCCACGCTCGACAGGCAATTGAGCGAGTGATTCGCTGGCTGCTGGTGAGCGCTGCGCTGATCTCGATATTCACCACCTTCGGGATTCTGTTCTCGATCGTCTTCGAGGCGCTGCGCTTCTTCCAGATGCACAGCTTCTGGGACTTCATCACCGGGACCGTCTGGAACCCCGGGGCGAGTTTCCTTGCCGCGGCAGGCCGCGCCGACGAGGGCGGTAGTGCTGCCCAGTTCGGCTCGGTACCGCTGTTCGCCGGTACCTTCATGATCACCGCGATCGCCATGCTGGTCGCCATCCCCATCGGCTTGCTGGCCGCCATCTACATGGCGGAGTTCGCACCCCGGCGCGTGCGCACCTTGGCCAAGCCGACCCTCGAAGTACTCGCCGGCATACCCACCGTGGTCTATGGTTTCTTCGCGGCGATTACCGTGGCGCCGATCATCGTCAACCTCGCCAATGCCATCGGGCTGGATGCGTCCTACAACAACGCGCTTGCCCCCGGCGTGGTGATGGGCATCATGATCATCCCCTTCATCTCTTCGCTCTCCGATGACGTGATCAACTCGGTACCGGACAGCATGCGCCAGGGCTCATTGGCCCTGGGAATGACCAAGGGCGAGACCATTCGTGACGTGGTCATACCTGCGGCGCTGCCCGGCATCATCTCGGCCTCGCTGCTGGCGGTGTCGCGTGCCCTGGGCGAAACCATGATCGTGGTGATGGCCGCCGGCATGCGGCCCAACTTGACGGCCAACCCGCTCGAGGACATGACCACCGTGACGGTGCGCATCGTGGCTGCGCTGACCGGTGATCTGGAGTTCGAGAGCGCCGAGACGCTCTCGGCCTTCGCCCTGGGGCTGGTGCTGTTTGCCGTCACCTTGAGTTTGAATCTGGTATCCGTGCTGATGATCCGCCGCTTCCGCGCCAAGTACCGCGTCAACAACCTGTAACGCCGAGGACACGACCCGATGAGCCAATCCTTCGACGTCATCAGCGCACAGCTGAAGAAGCGTCACCGCCGGTCGGCGCGGCTGAAGTGGATTTCCATGAGTGCGCTGGGGCTGGCAGGCCTGTTCCTGGTGCTGTTCTTCGCCGACATGCTGAGCAAGGGGCTGCCGGCCTTCCAGCAGGCCTATGTCCAGGTCGAGCTGGAGTACAACGAGGATGCGACCCGCATGGGGCGCGCCGCCATGGACCCCGAGGTGGCCCGGCTGGTGAGTCGTACCTTCGAGCGCCTCATTCCGGGCATGATTCGCAACGACCCCGACCTGCTGGGCACCAGCGAGACCCGCTGGGTGCTGGCCAACAGCCAGGTCGACCAGTACCTGAAGGGGCATGCCAACAAGCTGCGCGACAACGAGCGCGAGGCAGTCGACGAGCTGGTCGAAGCCGGGCGAATGGCGCTGCGCTTCAACACCACCTTTTTCACGCGTGGTGATTCCAAGATGGCCGAGAGCGCGGGCATCCTGTCCGCTGCGGTGGGTACGGTGCTGACCATGCTGGTGACGCTGGCCATTTCCTTCCCCATCGGGGTGATGACGGCGGTCTATCTCGAGGAGTTCGCGCCCGACAATCGCCTGACCCAGCTCATCGAGATCAACATCAACAATCTGGCGGCGATTCCTTCGATCCTGTTCGGTCTGCTGGGCCTGGCGATCTTCATCGGCTTCTTCGGTGTGCCGCGCTCGTCGCCGCTGGTAGGCGGGATGACGTTGGCACTGATGACGCTTCCCGTGATCATTATTGCCACCCGTACGGCGCTGCGCAGCGTACCCGACTCGATCCGCCACGCCGCCTTCGGCGTGGGCTGTTCGCGCTGGCAGGTGGTGCGCGACCACGTGCTGCCGCTGGCCATGCCGGGCATCATGACCGGCTCGATCATCGGCCTGGCCCAGGCCATGGGCGAGACGGCACCGCTGATCATCGTCGGCATGGTAGCCTTCATTCCCGACGTTTCGGCCTCGTTCACCCAGGCCGCCACCGTACTGCCGGCACAGATCTTCACTTGGGCCGGCGAGCCGGAGCGCGCCTTCGTCGAGAAGACCGCGGGCGGCATTCTGGTCCTGTTGTCCATCCTCATTTTCCTCAACGCCAGTGCCGTCATCCTGCGCAAGAAATTCGAGCGCCGCTGGTAGGCCAACCGAGGTCACGAATCGATGAACATTCAAGTTTCCGAGCGGAGTAGTACCCCCATGTCCCGACCCCAGACCGGCCAGCCGGTGACGCACAACCCTGATGCCAACCATGAATTGAGCATCCGCGTGCGCGACCTCAGTCTCTGGTACGGCGACACCCAGGCGCTGAAGAGCCTCAACATCGACCTGTATCAGAAGAACGTCACCGCACTGATCGGCCCGTCGGGCTGCGGCAAGTCGACCTTTCTGCGCTGTCTCAACCGCATGAACGACCTGATCCCCGGCGTGCGCATCGAGGGGCTGGTGGAGATGGATGGTCGCGACGTCAACGCCCGCAAGATGGATGAGGTGGCGCTCAGGCGCCGCGTGGGCATGGTGTTCCAGAAGCCCAACCCGTTTCCCAAGTCGATCTACGAGAACATCGCCTATGCCCCGCGCATGCACGATCTGGTCGGGCGCAAGGCCGAGCAGGACGAACTGGTGGAGCGCGCCCTGCGCGACGCCGGCCTGTGGGAGGAGGTCAAGGACAAGCTGCACCAGCCCGGTACCTCGCTGTCGGGCGGCCAGCAGCAGCGCCTGTGCATCGCGCGGGCGATCGCCGTGCAGCCCGACGTGATCCTGATGGATGAGCCGACCTCGGCGCTCGACCCCATCTCCACCGCCACCATCGAGGACCTGATGGACAAGCTGAAGAAGCAGTTCACCATCGTCACGGTGACCCACAACATGCAGCAGGCGGCGCGGGTGGCCGACTATACCGCCTTCTTCCATCTCGGCGAGATCATCGAGTACAACGACACCAAGACGATGTTCTCCACGCCGGCCACCAAGAAGGCCGAGGACTACATCACCGGACGTTACGGCTGAGACGGGCGGGTCGGCTGCGGTAAGATGGAGGCAGACTCAGCAACCGCGAGAGATGGCGTGCCCTCAGCGACCCCGACCCGCCTGTTCAAGTGCCTCGCCGACGAGACTCGCCTGCAGTTGACGCTGCTGATCCGGCGCGAGGGTGAGCTGTGCGTGTGCGAGATGACCCATGCACTCGGCGAATCCCAGCCCAAGATATCGCGCCATCTGGCGCAGCTGCGCGAATGCGGGCTGCTGCAGGATCGCCGCGACGGCCAGTGGGTCTATTATCGGCTGGCCGAGCGCCTCGCCGACTGGATGACGGCCGTCCTCGCTGCCGCCGAGGCCGGTGAGGCGTCCCGCCTGGATGCCTTGCAGGCGCGATTGCAGCATATGGG
This portion of the Billgrantia sulfidoxydans genome encodes:
- a CDS encoding metalloregulator ArsR/SmtB family transcription factor, giving the protein MPSATPTRLFKCLADETRLQLTLLIRREGELCVCEMTHALGESQPKISRHLAQLRECGLLQDRRDGQWVYYRLAERLADWMTAVLAAAEAGEASRLDALQARLQHMGNRPERRAALC
- the pstA gene encoding phosphate ABC transporter permease PstA; this encodes MSQSFDVISAQLKKRHRRSARLKWISMSALGLAGLFLVLFFADMLSKGLPAFQQAYVQVELEYNEDATRMGRAAMDPEVARLVSRTFERLIPGMIRNDPDLLGTSETRWVLANSQVDQYLKGHANKLRDNEREAVDELVEAGRMALRFNTTFFTRGDSKMAESAGILSAAVGTVLTMLVTLAISFPIGVMTAVYLEEFAPDNRLTQLIEININNLAAIPSILFGLLGLAIFIGFFGVPRSSPLVGGMTLALMTLPVIIIATRTALRSVPDSIRHAAFGVGCSRWQVVRDHVLPLAMPGIMTGSIIGLAQAMGETAPLIIVGMVAFIPDVSASFTQAATVLPAQIFTWAGEPERAFVEKTAGGILVLLSILIFLNASAVILRKKFERRW
- a CDS encoding PstS family phosphate ABC transporter substrate-binding protein, translated to MNRTNQGRVFKATIVAAAVMGVVGVAQARDQIRIVGSSTVYPFASYVTEEFGAVTDYPTPVIESTGSGGGIRLFCNGVGEGTPDISNASRRIKPSELERCEENGVTEVTEVKIGSDGIVFAQSSANEALDLTLEQLFLAVAAKVPVDGELVDNPYEKWSDIDASLPDREISIYGPPSTSGTRDAFEELVMEAVSSEMDVYGEEGYTEIRADGAYIDAGENDNLIVQRLSEDTKAFGIFGYSFLVENPDALTAASIDGVEAQSEAISAGDYPIARSLFFYVKNQHAQDVPPLYDYVEMFVSEEMIGEGGYLTDLGLIPLPEAEREQTRGKVEERASLQVSDLK
- the pstC gene encoding phosphate ABC transporter permease subunit PstC, producing MQTNHLLTLFLGGLLLLGLVAFTLGRTKAARVRASGQAMYAQPDQYAWFTVIATAGPALLVGAVGAFLMLLLGAEIPTAYLLTVSLAVAAIGAAVGIRCVRPDFHARQAIERVIRWLLVSAALISIFTTFGILFSIVFEALRFFQMHSFWDFITGTVWNPGASFLAAAGRADEGGSAAQFGSVPLFAGTFMITAIAMLVAIPIGLLAAIYMAEFAPRRVRTLAKPTLEVLAGIPTVVYGFFAAITVAPIIVNLANAIGLDASYNNALAPGVVMGIMIIPFISSLSDDVINSVPDSMRQGSLALGMTKGETIRDVVIPAALPGIISASLLAVSRALGETMIVVMAAGMRPNLTANPLEDMTTVTVRIVAALTGDLEFESAETLSAFALGLVLFAVTLSLNLVSVLMIRRFRAKYRVNNL
- the pstB gene encoding phosphate ABC transporter ATP-binding protein PstB gives rise to the protein MSRPQTGQPVTHNPDANHELSIRVRDLSLWYGDTQALKSLNIDLYQKNVTALIGPSGCGKSTFLRCLNRMNDLIPGVRIEGLVEMDGRDVNARKMDEVALRRRVGMVFQKPNPFPKSIYENIAYAPRMHDLVGRKAEQDELVERALRDAGLWEEVKDKLHQPGTSLSGGQQQRLCIARAIAVQPDVILMDEPTSALDPISTATIEDLMDKLKKQFTIVTVTHNMQQAARVADYTAFFHLGEIIEYNDTKTMFSTPATKKAEDYITGRYG